The proteins below come from a single Cervus canadensis isolate Bull #8, Minnesota chromosome 2, ASM1932006v1, whole genome shotgun sequence genomic window:
- the ADAM15 gene encoding disintegrin and metalloproteinase domain-containing protein 15 isoform X10: MRLALLWALGLLGAGSPLPSRPLPDIGVTKETQARPERVQKRPLEPRILRDNLTLSQAAVLQTSLPEALRIKLELDGESHILELLQNRELVSGRPTLVWYQPDGTRVVSEGHTLENCCYEGRVHGHAHSWVSLCTCSGLRGLVILSPERSYSVELGPGDLQGPPVISRIQDLLLPRHTCALSWPASVLTQALPEHPLGQRHTHRWRRDVVTETKIVELVIVADHSEVQRHRDFQSLLNRTLEVALLLDTFFRPMNVRVALVGLEAWTQHDLIEISQNPGLTLDSFLHWRRTNLLPRLPHDSAQLVTATSFSGPTVGMAIQNSICSPEFSGGVNMDHSTSILGVASSIAHELGHSLGLGHDSPGNSCPCPGPAPAKSCIMEASTDFLPGLNFSNCSRQALEKALLGGMGSCLFERLSDLPSMASVCGNMLVEPGEQCDCGFPDDCTDPCCDYFTCQLRPGAQCASDGLCCHNCQLRPAGWKCRPTRGECDLPEFCPGDSSQCPPDVSMGDGEPCAGGQAVCMLGRCASYAQQCQALWGPGAKPAAPLCLLTANTRGDAFGSCGRNPDGSYVSCASRDAMCGQLQCQGGRAQPLLGSARDLRWEMLEANGTQLKLNCSWVHLDLGNDVAQPLLTLPGTACGPGLVCVEQQCQPVEVLGAQECRRRCHGHGVCDSNRRCHCEDGWAPPDCATHIRATSSLTTGLPLSLLLLLVLVLLGASYWHRARLRQRLCQLKGPSCQYRAAQSGPPERPGPPQRALLMPGAKSQGPTKPPPPRKPLPADPHGRRPSGDLPGPGAGISPPVVPSRPAPPPPAASSLYL, from the exons ATGCGCCTGGCGCTGCTCTGGGCCCTGGGGCTCCTGGGCGCGGGCAGCCCACTGCCCTCCCGGCCGCTCCCAGATATAG GTGTCACTAAGGAGACGCAGGCGAGGCCAGAGAGGGTCCAGAAACGACCTCTGGAGCCCCGGATCCTTCGGGACAACCTCACACTCAGCCAAGCAGCGGTGCTTCAG ACCAGTCTGCCTGAGGCTTTGCGGATCAAACTGGAATTGGATGGTGAGAGTCATATCCTGGAGCTGCTGCAGAATAG GGAGCTAGTCTCAGGCCGCCCAACCCTGGTGTGGTACCAGCCTGATGGCACCCGGGTGGTCAGTGAGGGACATACCCTG GAGAACTGCTGCTACGAGGGGAGAGTGCATGGCCACGCCCACTCCTGGGTCTCTCTCTGCACCTGCTCTGGGCTCAG GGGCTTAGTGATCCTGTCCCCAGAGAGAAGCTACTCCGTGGAGCTGGGGCCTGGGGACCTTCAGGGTCCCCCAGTCATCTCCCGGATCCAAGACCTCCTCCTGCCACGCCACACTTGTGCCCTGAGCTGGCCTGCATCTGTGCTCACTCAGGCTCTACCGGAGCACCCCCTGGGACAGCGTCACACTCACCGG TGGAGGCGGGACGTGGTGACAGAGACCAAGATTGTTGAGCTGGTGATTGTGGCTGACCATTCCGAG GTCCAGAGGCACCGGGACTTCCAGAGCCTACTGAACCGCACCCTGGAAGTGGCCCTCCTCCTGGACACA TTCTTCAGGCCTATGAATgtccgggtggcactagtgggccTGGAGGCCTGGACCCAGCACGACCTGATAGAGATAAgccagaacccaggtctcacattAGACAGCTTCCTCCACTGGCGCCGGACAAACCTGCTGCCTCGGTTGCCCCACGACAGTGCCCAGCTGGTGAC TGCCACTTCATTCTCTGGGCCCACGGTGGGCATGGCCATTCAGAACTCCATCTGTTCTCCTGAGTTTTCAGGAGGTGTGAACATG GACCACTCCACGAGCATCCTGGGAGTCGCCTCCTCAATAGCCCACGAGCTGGGACACAGCCTGGGCCTGGGCCATGACTCCCCTGGGAATAGCTGCCCCTGTCCGGGTCCAGCCCCAGCCAAGAGCTGCATCATGGAGGCCTCCACAGA CTTCCTGCCAGGCTTGAACTTCAGCAACTGCAGCCGACAGGCCCTGGAGAAAGCCCTCCTGGGTGGAATGGGCAGCTGCCTCTTTGAACGGCTGTCCGATCTGCCTTCTATGGCCAGTGTCTGCGGAAATATGTTGGTGGAGCCCGGCGAGCAGTGTGACTGTGGCTTCCCAGAT GACTGCACTGATCCCTGCTGTGACTACTTCACCTGCCAGCTGAGGCCAGGGGCCCAGTGCGCATCTGATGGACTCTGTTGTCACAATTGCCAG CTGCGTCCAGCTGGCTGGAAGTGCCGCCCCACCAGAGGTGAATGCGACTTACCCGAGTTCTGCCCCGGAGACAGTTCCCAGTGCCCCCCAGATGTCAGCATGGGGGACGGTGAGCCATGTGCTGGCGGACAGGCTGTGTGCATGCTAGGACGTTGTGCCTCCTATGCCCAGCAGTGCCAGGCTCTCTGGGGGCCTGGGGCCAAGCCCGCCGCACCGCTCTGCCTCCTTACTGCCAATACTAGAGGGGACGCCTTTGGGAGCTGTGGGCGCAACCCTGATGGCAGTTATGTGTCCTGTGCCTCTCG aGATGCCATGTGCGGGCAACTCCAGTGCCAGGGCGGGAGGGCCCAGCCTCTGCTGGGCTCAGCCCGGGATCTTCGCTGGGAGATGCTGGAAGCCAACGGGACCCAGCTGAAGTTGAACTGCAGCTGGGTACACCTGGACCTGGGCAACGACGTGGCCCAGCCCCTCTTGACTCTGCCTGGCACAGCCTGTGGCCCTGGCCTG GTGTGTGTTGAGCAGCAGTGCCAGCCAGTAGAGGTCCTGGGAGCACAGGAATGTCGAAGGAGATGCCATGGGCATGGG GTCTGCGACAGCAACAGACGCTGCCACTGTGAGGACGGCTGGGCACCCCCAGACTGCGCCACCCACATCAGAG CAACCAGCTCCCTGACCACAGGGCTGCCCCTCAGCCTCCTGTTGTTGCTGGTCCTGGTGCTCCTTGGTGCCAGCTACTGGCACCGTGCCCGCCTGCGCCAACGACTCTGCCAGCTCAAAGGACCCAGCTGCCAATACAG GGCAGCTCAGTCTGGTCCCCCAGAACGCCCAGGACCCCCACAGAGGGCCCTGCTGATGCCAGGTGCCAAG
- the ADAM15 gene encoding disintegrin and metalloproteinase domain-containing protein 15 isoform X8, with amino-acid sequence MRLALLWALGLLGAGSPLPSRPLPDIGVTKETQARPERVQKRPLEPRILRDNLTLSQAAVLQTSLPEALRIKLELDGESHILELLQNRELVSGRPTLVWYQPDGTRVVSEGHTLENCCYEGRVHGHAHSWVSLCTCSGLRGLVILSPERSYSVELGPGDLQGPPVISRIQDLLLPRHTCALSWPASVLTQALPEHPLGQRHTHRWRRDVVTETKIVELVIVADHSEVQRHRDFQSLLNRTLEVALLLDTFFRPMNVRVALVGLEAWTQHDLIEISQNPGLTLDSFLHWRRTNLLPRLPHDSAQLVTATSFSGPTVGMAIQNSICSPEFSGGVNMDHSTSILGVASSIAHELGHSLGLGHDSPGNSCPCPGPAPAKSCIMEASTDFLPGLNFSNCSRQALEKALLGGMGSCLFERLSDLPSMASVCGNMLVEPGEQCDCGFPDDCTDPCCDYFTCQLRPGAQCASDGLCCHNCQLRPAGWKCRPTRGECDLPEFCPGDSSQCPPDVSMGDGEPCAGGQAVCMLGRCASYAQQCQALWGPGAKPAAPLCLLTANTRGDAFGSCGRNPDGSYVSCASRDAMCGQLQCQGGRAQPLLGSARDLRWEMLEANGTQLKLNCSWVHLDLGNDVAQPLLTLPGTACGPGLVCVEQQCQPVEVLGAQECRRRCHGHGVCDSNRRCHCEDGWAPPDCATHIRATSSLTTGLPLSLLLLLVLVLLGASYWHRARLRQRLCQLKGPSCQYRAAQSGPPERPGPPQRALLMPGAKAELADRPNPPTRPLPADPVVRRPKSQGPTKPPPPRKPLPADPHGRRPSGDLPGPGAGISPPVVPSRPAPPPPAASSLYL; translated from the exons ATGCGCCTGGCGCTGCTCTGGGCCCTGGGGCTCCTGGGCGCGGGCAGCCCACTGCCCTCCCGGCCGCTCCCAGATATAG GTGTCACTAAGGAGACGCAGGCGAGGCCAGAGAGGGTCCAGAAACGACCTCTGGAGCCCCGGATCCTTCGGGACAACCTCACACTCAGCCAAGCAGCGGTGCTTCAG ACCAGTCTGCCTGAGGCTTTGCGGATCAAACTGGAATTGGATGGTGAGAGTCATATCCTGGAGCTGCTGCAGAATAG GGAGCTAGTCTCAGGCCGCCCAACCCTGGTGTGGTACCAGCCTGATGGCACCCGGGTGGTCAGTGAGGGACATACCCTG GAGAACTGCTGCTACGAGGGGAGAGTGCATGGCCACGCCCACTCCTGGGTCTCTCTCTGCACCTGCTCTGGGCTCAG GGGCTTAGTGATCCTGTCCCCAGAGAGAAGCTACTCCGTGGAGCTGGGGCCTGGGGACCTTCAGGGTCCCCCAGTCATCTCCCGGATCCAAGACCTCCTCCTGCCACGCCACACTTGTGCCCTGAGCTGGCCTGCATCTGTGCTCACTCAGGCTCTACCGGAGCACCCCCTGGGACAGCGTCACACTCACCGG TGGAGGCGGGACGTGGTGACAGAGACCAAGATTGTTGAGCTGGTGATTGTGGCTGACCATTCCGAG GTCCAGAGGCACCGGGACTTCCAGAGCCTACTGAACCGCACCCTGGAAGTGGCCCTCCTCCTGGACACA TTCTTCAGGCCTATGAATgtccgggtggcactagtgggccTGGAGGCCTGGACCCAGCACGACCTGATAGAGATAAgccagaacccaggtctcacattAGACAGCTTCCTCCACTGGCGCCGGACAAACCTGCTGCCTCGGTTGCCCCACGACAGTGCCCAGCTGGTGAC TGCCACTTCATTCTCTGGGCCCACGGTGGGCATGGCCATTCAGAACTCCATCTGTTCTCCTGAGTTTTCAGGAGGTGTGAACATG GACCACTCCACGAGCATCCTGGGAGTCGCCTCCTCAATAGCCCACGAGCTGGGACACAGCCTGGGCCTGGGCCATGACTCCCCTGGGAATAGCTGCCCCTGTCCGGGTCCAGCCCCAGCCAAGAGCTGCATCATGGAGGCCTCCACAGA CTTCCTGCCAGGCTTGAACTTCAGCAACTGCAGCCGACAGGCCCTGGAGAAAGCCCTCCTGGGTGGAATGGGCAGCTGCCTCTTTGAACGGCTGTCCGATCTGCCTTCTATGGCCAGTGTCTGCGGAAATATGTTGGTGGAGCCCGGCGAGCAGTGTGACTGTGGCTTCCCAGAT GACTGCACTGATCCCTGCTGTGACTACTTCACCTGCCAGCTGAGGCCAGGGGCCCAGTGCGCATCTGATGGACTCTGTTGTCACAATTGCCAG CTGCGTCCAGCTGGCTGGAAGTGCCGCCCCACCAGAGGTGAATGCGACTTACCCGAGTTCTGCCCCGGAGACAGTTCCCAGTGCCCCCCAGATGTCAGCATGGGGGACGGTGAGCCATGTGCTGGCGGACAGGCTGTGTGCATGCTAGGACGTTGTGCCTCCTATGCCCAGCAGTGCCAGGCTCTCTGGGGGCCTGGGGCCAAGCCCGCCGCACCGCTCTGCCTCCTTACTGCCAATACTAGAGGGGACGCCTTTGGGAGCTGTGGGCGCAACCCTGATGGCAGTTATGTGTCCTGTGCCTCTCG aGATGCCATGTGCGGGCAACTCCAGTGCCAGGGCGGGAGGGCCCAGCCTCTGCTGGGCTCAGCCCGGGATCTTCGCTGGGAGATGCTGGAAGCCAACGGGACCCAGCTGAAGTTGAACTGCAGCTGGGTACACCTGGACCTGGGCAACGACGTGGCCCAGCCCCTCTTGACTCTGCCTGGCACAGCCTGTGGCCCTGGCCTG GTGTGTGTTGAGCAGCAGTGCCAGCCAGTAGAGGTCCTGGGAGCACAGGAATGTCGAAGGAGATGCCATGGGCATGGG GTCTGCGACAGCAACAGACGCTGCCACTGTGAGGACGGCTGGGCACCCCCAGACTGCGCCACCCACATCAGAG CAACCAGCTCCCTGACCACAGGGCTGCCCCTCAGCCTCCTGTTGTTGCTGGTCCTGGTGCTCCTTGGTGCCAGCTACTGGCACCGTGCCCGCCTGCGCCAACGACTCTGCCAGCTCAAAGGACCCAGCTGCCAATACAG GGCAGCTCAGTCTGGTCCCCCAGAACGCCCAGGACCCCCACAGAGGGCCCTGCTGATGCCAGGTGCCAAG